The following coding sequences lie in one Betaproteobacteria bacterium genomic window:
- the grxD gene encoding Grx4 family monothiol glutaredoxin translates to MSVQDTIKQQVTDNKVVLYMKGSPDFPQCGFSARVVQVLRACGVDDIYSIDVLQDADIRQGIKDYANWPTIPQLYVNGELVGGSDIITEMYQSGELQKLLT, encoded by the coding sequence ATGAGCGTGCAAGACACCATCAAGCAACAGGTGACGGACAACAAGGTCGTGCTCTACATGAAGGGCTCGCCCGATTTTCCGCAATGCGGATTTTCCGCCCGCGTTGTCCAGGTGCTACGCGCCTGCGGCGTCGACGACATCTACAGCATCGATGTGCTGCAGGATGCGGACATCCGGCAGGGAATCAAGGACTACGCCAACTGGCCGACCATCCCGCAGCTGTACGTCAACGGCGAGCTCGTCGGCGGCTCGGACATCATCACCGAGATGTACCAGTCCGGCGAGCTGCAGAAGCTGCTGACGTAA